From a single Sebastes umbrosus isolate fSebUmb1 chromosome 17, fSebUmb1.pri, whole genome shotgun sequence genomic region:
- the btg3 gene encoding protein BTG3 translates to MRREIAAVVFFLKKLVKKGDKLESHKIDVFVERLAAALQENFKGHWYPENPSRGQAYRCIRVNRFHRQDPELLRACRESGVQYSDLSLPRELTLWVDPGEVCCRFGEQNPCFSVASFSNDDEDDKDVVTVTRALERVTSDYHSGSSSDEESTRISSPTVVNSRCANQAMNPAAPTWHPKKMVPAKGYVLPRPHRGFRPRGRASHTLRPHAWAPHAWAPHAWAPHAWAPLGYDGRPGYWDSTQNHALGY, encoded by the exons ATGAGGAGAGAAATTGCAGCTGTGGTGTTCTTCCTGAAGAAGCTTGTGAAAAAGGGGGATAAGTTGGAGTCGCACAAGATCGATGTGTTTGTTGAGAGGCTGGCTGCTGCACTGCAGGAGAATTTCAAGGGTCACTGGTACCCTGAAAACCCCAGCAGAGGACAGGCGTACAG GTGCATCCGAGTGAACCGGTTCCACAGGCAGGATCCAGAGCTCCTTCGGGCCTGCCGAGAGAGCGGGGTTCAGTACAGTGACCTGAGTCTGCCTCGTGAACTCACACTGTGGGTGGACCCTGGGGAGGTCTGTTGCAG GTTCGGAGAACAAAATCCCTGCTTCTCAGTGGCCAGTTTCTCCAACGACGATGAGGATGACAAAGATGTTGTGACGGTGACTCGTGCTTTGGAGAGGGTGACATCAGACTACCACTCAGGTTCTTCTTCTGACGAGGAGAGCACGCGCATTTCCTCCCCCACTGTCGTCAACAGCCGCTGTGCTAACCAG GCGATGAATCCAGCTGCTCCTACGTGGCATCCTAAGAAGATGGTACCAGCGAAAGGTTACGTCCTTCCACGGCCTCACCGCGGCTTCAGGCCTCGCGGCAGAGCCTCCCACACTTTGAGGCCTCATGCGTGGGCGCCTCATGCGTGGGCTCCTCATGCGTGGGCTCCTCATGCGTGGGCGCCTCTTGGCTACGACGGAAGGCCTGGGTACTGGGACTCAACCCAAAATCACGCACTTGGTTACTGA